A DNA window from Deinococcus betulae contains the following coding sequences:
- a CDS encoding secondary thiamine-phosphate synthase enzyme YjbQ yields the protein MWAQHLLTLPARRRGFHLITREVAAAVPELARLRVGLLHVFLQHTSASLTLNENASPDVPRDFERYFNYAVPDGWPAFEHTLEGSDDMPAHIKASLLGLSLTLPVQGGRLALGTWQGIYLCEHRDDGGARRLVLTVQGELL from the coding sequence ATGTGGGCGCAGCACCTTCTGACCCTGCCGGCGCGGCGGCGCGGCTTTCACCTCATCACGCGGGAGGTTGCTGCGGCAGTGCCAGAACTGGCCCGGCTTCGCGTTGGCCTGCTCCACGTCTTTCTCCAGCACACCAGCGCCAGCCTGACCCTGAATGAAAATGCCAGCCCCGACGTGCCGCGGGACTTCGAGCGCTATTTCAATTATGCAGTCCCTGACGGCTGGCCGGCCTTCGAGCACACCCTGGAAGGTTCAGACGACATGCCCGCGCACATTAAGGCGAGTCTGCTGGGGCTAAGCCTGACCCTGCCGGTGCAGGGGGGCCGCCTGGCCCTGGGCACCTGGCAAGGCATCTATCTGTGCGAACACAGAGACGATGGCGGAGCGCGCCGGCTGGTGCTGACGGTACAGGGCGAGCTGCTGTGA
- a CDS encoding adenylosuccinate synthase yields MPGIAIVGAQWGDEGKGKITDFLAPEAEFVVRYQGGANAGHTVTAKGQTFKLNLLPSGVLHEGTVSVLGDGMVIDADKFMEERRNLQAGGLDPELRISDRAHLVLPHHKYVDGRKDFVGTTGRGIGPAYADRARRVGIRFGDLLDDHVLSERIERLLEAKPNSTRDAGWTTVQVALDSLAPTREALAPFIQDTGAQLRAAIAEGRNVLFEGAQATLLDLNYGTYPFVTSSHPTVGGILVGAGVNHKAIHKVYGVAKAFNTRVGHGPFVTEVHDEAGILRLRGDGSKPWDEYGTTTGRARRVGWLDLHLLKYAVDVNGLDGLVINKMDILAGLDIIPVCVGYGSSGEPLMKEMPGWATTDGATSRATLAKEAQAYLDLIEETVGCPVVIFSAGPAREQTYGQVSWT; encoded by the coding sequence ATGCCTGGAATTGCAATTGTGGGCGCCCAGTGGGGCGACGAGGGCAAGGGGAAAATCACTGATTTTCTCGCGCCGGAAGCCGAGTTCGTGGTGCGCTATCAGGGCGGGGCCAATGCCGGGCATACGGTCACGGCGAAGGGGCAGACCTTTAAGCTCAACCTGCTGCCCAGCGGTGTGCTGCACGAAGGCACCGTCAGTGTGCTGGGCGACGGCATGGTCATTGACGCCGACAAGTTCATGGAAGAGCGGCGCAACCTGCAAGCCGGTGGGCTGGACCCCGAACTGCGCATCAGCGACCGGGCGCACCTGGTCCTGCCGCACCACAAATATGTGGACGGCCGCAAGGACTTCGTGGGGACCACCGGGCGGGGCATCGGCCCGGCCTACGCCGACCGCGCCCGCCGAGTGGGCATCCGCTTTGGCGACCTGCTGGATGACCATGTGCTCTCAGAGCGTATCGAGCGCCTGCTGGAAGCCAAGCCCAACTCCACCCGCGACGCGGGGTGGACGACTGTTCAGGTGGCCCTAGACAGCCTGGCCCCCACCCGCGAGGCGCTGGCCCCCTTCATCCAGGACACGGGCGCGCAGCTGCGGGCGGCCATTGCCGAGGGCCGCAACGTGCTGTTTGAAGGCGCGCAGGCCACCTTGCTGGACCTGAACTACGGCACCTACCCCTTTGTCACCAGTTCTCACCCCACGGTGGGGGGCATCCTGGTGGGCGCTGGCGTGAACCACAAGGCCATCCACAAGGTCTATGGCGTGGCCAAAGCCTTCAATACCCGCGTGGGCCACGGTCCCTTTGTGACAGAAGTGCACGACGAAGCCGGCATTCTGCGCCTGCGCGGCGACGGCTCCAAGCCCTGGGACGAGTACGGCACGACCACCGGCCGCGCCCGCCGGGTGGGCTGGCTGGACCTGCACCTCCTCAAATACGCTGTGGACGTGAACGGCCTGGACGGCCTGGTCATCAACAAGATGGACATTCTGGCGGGCCTGGACATCATTCCCGTGTGCGTGGGCTACGGCTCCAGCGGCGAACCCCTGATGAAAGAGATGCCCGGCTGGGCCACCACCGACGGCGCCACCAGCCGCGCGACGCTGGCCAAAGAAGCGCAGGCCTACCTCGACCTGATTGAAGAGACGGTGGGCTGCCCAGTGGTCATCTTCTCGGCCGGGCCCGCGCGTGAACAGACCTACGGCCAGGTCAGCTGGACCTGA